GTTGTAGCGGTATTGAATACTTTCCTGTATCCGAAATTCTTCCCCATATTTTCATAATATATATTCACCTCATTTCAGATGTACCATACACACAATGAATTCCCCAGATTACTAAAGTTTGCTACAAGCAATGTTTAATATTTCTCTTCCTTTTATCCTATTCGACAATATGAAGAAAAAACCATTTTTCATCTATTAACAGAAGGTGTTCTTAATGAAAATTTTTTACAATTTACTTTATGGCAATATTCAGTATGGTTCACTTGCTCTCCACTCATATGAAAGAATATTTTGGCGGAAGAAAAAGTTTGCCTTATAGTCAAATTTGACTATAATATTCTTTATGGCATATTAGTGCACTTATGGAAAAGAAATTAAAATCAACTATACATTTAAATTTTTATCCACTGCACTCAAAACTTAATATAGTTTACTTATTTCTAAAGGAGGGTTATATTTGGAAACTCAACCATTAAAAAAAGACACCAACAAGACAAAATTTGTTGTTGCTGGTTTACTGCTTGGTATATTAATGGCCGCAATGGATAATACAATCGTTGCAACCGCAATGGCAACAATTGTTGGAGACCTAGGAGGATTTGATAAGTTCGTTTGGGTCACATCAGCTTATATGGTAGCAACAATGGCAGGGATGCCTATCTTCGGGAAACTTTCTGATATGTACGGACGGAAACGTTTTTATATTGGGGGCCTCATTCTTTTCTTATTCGGTTCTGCGCTTTGCGGAACAGCTTCAAGTATTGAGCAATTAAGTATTTATAGAGCTATTCAAGGTATCGGTGGTGGTGCCCTTATGCCTATCGCCTTCACAATTATGTATGATATCTTCCCACCAGAAAAACGCGGGAAGATGACAGGACTATTCGGTGCTGTTTTCGGGACATCTAGTGTATTCGGTCCTTTATTAGGTGCTTATATTACAGACTATATAAGTTGGCATTGGGTCTTCTATATCAATATTCCATTAGGACTTATCTCCTTTTTCTTCATTACTAAATACTACAGTGAGTCTCTAGAATTTAGAAAACAAAAAATTGATTGGGCTGGTGCTATTACACTTGTCATAAGTATTGTTTGCTTAATGTTTGCATTAGAACTTGGTGGTAAGGAATATGCCTGGAATTCCACTGTAATTATTGGCTTATTTACAACAGTAGTTATTACGCTTATTATTTTCTTCTTTGTAGAACGAAAAGCAACCGAGCCTATTATTTCGTTCCATCTATTTAAAAAACCTTTATTCGCAGCTAGTCAAGGAGTTGCCTTTTTCTATGGTGCCGCTTTTATTATCTGTACAGTTTATATTCCAATCTTCATTCAAGGCGTTCTTGGAGGTTCCGCCTCTAATGCTGGATTAATTTTAACACCAAT
This genomic interval from Bacillus thuringiensis contains the following:
- a CDS encoding MDR family MFS transporter, with product METQPLKKDTNKTKFVVAGLLLGILMAAMDNTIVATAMATIVGDLGGFDKFVWVTSAYMVATMAGMPIFGKLSDMYGRKRFYIGGLILFLFGSALCGTASSIEQLSIYRAIQGIGGGALMPIAFTIMYDIFPPEKRGKMTGLFGAVFGTSSVFGPLLGAYITDYISWHWVFYINIPLGLISFFFITKYYSESLEFRKQKIDWAGAITLVISIVCLMFALELGGKEYAWNSTVIIGLFTTVVITLIIFFFVERKATEPIISFHLFKKPLFAASQGVAFFYGAAFIICTVYIPIFIQGVLGGSASNAGLILTPMMVGSVIGSQTGGQLASRTSYRNIMMVSGVFFVLGIYLLSTLTMDTPRLLVTLFMILAGLGVGFSFSVLSMSSIHKLEMRDRGSATSTNSFFRSLGMTLGVTIFGTIQNHIFTDKLNSVFPPELAKLAPKGGDTSFLLSPGATAKIPAEILAGIKEALATSIANTFFWALIPAVLSIICILLMGNERLFTGPKKKEKQKQVS